One part of the Nostoc sp. PCC 7120 = FACHB-418 genome encodes these proteins:
- a CDS encoding FkbM family methyltransferase: MTYLKKIALWVHSIHAHAYSSYKVRETGLAASHKLNADEREFFLKLKPTLGGENLVVYDIGAAKGTVSSCLAKLPNVSSVHAFEPLIDVFEQLEIRMKPFHKVNCHNVALGNKEGCFPMYVNNWTACSSFLPTSKYLKEQISGMGNSYKIPVQVSCLDKYVEENQLPKPNVVKIDVQGFEKKVIEGGINTVRHSKYCFIEMSFQTLYEDSPQFDEIYRYVCDLGFRLIGLSSPLISPSGVHLQVDGIFENIYVR, from the coding sequence ATGACTTATCTGAAAAAAATTGCATTATGGGTACACTCTATTCACGCACATGCTTACTCATCCTACAAAGTTCGTGAAACTGGTTTAGCAGCTTCCCATAAGCTAAACGCAGATGAAAGAGAGTTTTTTCTTAAATTGAAACCTACATTAGGAGGAGAAAATTTAGTAGTTTACGATATTGGTGCAGCTAAAGGTACCGTATCTAGTTGTCTTGCTAAACTTCCAAATGTTTCCTCTGTCCACGCATTTGAACCTCTTATAGATGTTTTTGAGCAATTAGAAATTCGTATGAAGCCTTTCCATAAAGTTAATTGTCATAATGTTGCTTTAGGTAATAAAGAAGGCTGTTTTCCCATGTATGTTAATAACTGGACTGCTTGCAGTTCTTTTCTTCCAACTTCCAAGTATTTAAAAGAACAAATATCTGGTATGGGTAATAGTTACAAAATACCTGTTCAAGTTTCTTGTCTAGATAAATATGTGGAGGAAAATCAGCTTCCAAAACCTAATGTAGTTAAGATAGATGTTCAGGGGTTTGAAAAAAAAGTTATTGAAGGAGGAATTAATACAGTCCGCCACTCAAAGTATTGCTTTATAGAAATGAGCTTCCAGACTTTGTATGAAGATAGCCCTCAATTTGATGAAATTTACCGTTATGTGTGTGATTTAGGATTTCGGCTAATAGGTCTTTCTAGCCCTCTGATTAGCCCATCTGGAGTGCATCTTCAAGTAGATGGAATATTTGAAAACATTTATGTACGATAA
- a CDS encoding FkbM family methyltransferase, whose product MLTLNSYIKHNPTLMKLISPIINIRRYFLRKNSDFRIKAYNQLCEILVTDPVIHVDEFNGNFLIDKRSTLLRRILLEGYYEPKLVEYCSKYIDFNKDIIDVGANIGFYSVLCAKKINQRNRVLSIEPTKNAFEKLIHNLELNEVNLKVISYNGVASNIIGEVEINTVIGKEEYSSLGAMSHPSISRDSYTSCKVESSTIDFLVEKYSLKPGFIKIDVEGAENLVLEGCKKVLTENHPVILMEVSDALLKKNGSSAKSVIDTIYSYKYDIIVPGFPKELPGERDYGDILCIPK is encoded by the coding sequence ATGCTTACCTTGAATTCATATATCAAACATAATCCTACTTTAATGAAACTGATTTCACCAATTATAAATATCAGAAGATATTTTTTGAGGAAAAATAGTGATTTTAGAATTAAAGCATATAATCAACTTTGCGAAATATTAGTCACAGATCCAGTAATTCACGTTGATGAGTTTAATGGAAATTTTTTGATTGATAAACGCTCAACTTTATTGCGTCGTATTCTTCTAGAAGGATATTATGAGCCAAAGCTTGTTGAATATTGTTCTAAGTATATTGATTTCAATAAAGATATAATAGATGTGGGTGCAAATATAGGGTTTTACAGTGTTTTATGTGCTAAAAAAATTAATCAGCGTAATAGAGTTTTATCAATTGAGCCAACTAAAAATGCTTTTGAAAAGTTAATTCATAATCTAGAACTAAATGAGGTTAACTTAAAAGTAATTTCATATAATGGTGTTGCTTCTAATATAATAGGGGAAGTTGAAATTAATACAGTTATTGGCAAAGAAGAATATTCAAGTCTTGGCGCGATGAGCCATCCATCAATATCCAGAGATTCTTATACATCTTGTAAGGTAGAAAGTTCAACTATAGACTTTCTTGTTGAAAAATACTCATTGAAGCCTGGCTTCATCAAAATTGATGTTGAAGGTGCTGAAAACTTAGTCTTAGAAGGGTGCAAAAAAGTATTAACAGAAAATCATCCTGTTATTTTAATGGAAGTTTCAGATGCCTTATTGAAAAAAAATGGTTCATCTGCTAAGTCTGTAATTGATACTATTTATTCTTATAAATACGATATTATCGTTCCTGGATTTCCTAAAGAATTACCAGGAGAACGGGATTACGGAGATATACTATGTATTCCTAAATGA
- a CDS encoding glycosyltransferase: MDHRIMLFDLAAGGHHPSYIRHLINYWRNENLPVKLDIVVSPKFIDDHSDIVKIQIENDQSQIRFISITLEEYSGLISKQFLLKRYFKEWNLYCKYADELKAEHCLLMYLDTLQLPIVFGKKSPCKFSGIYFRPTFHYTDFDKYAFSWKDIFRRWRQKLLLSRVLNNPQFQYLFSLDKFAVKHIENLHTQAKVFHLADPVIKYNFDQAKIDKLRQKLGIDNDRKIFILFGKLTIRKGIYQLLEAIKLMPSGLCKKLSLLLVGSISSADEISIQSQIKIVSQSLPIQIITCYKFIAEEEVNLYFQLADVILAPYQKHVGMSGILLLAAAAEKPVLASNYGLMGQLVIQNRLGLAVDSTSPQAIANGIIYFINNDQHQTAYLDLKMINSFIEENSVKNFSYTLFQHIYAQINDYV, translated from the coding sequence ATGGATCACCGTATAATGCTTTTCGATTTGGCAGCAGGAGGACATCATCCAAGTTATATTCGTCATTTAATTAATTATTGGCGTAATGAAAACTTACCCGTTAAACTAGATATAGTTGTATCACCTAAGTTTATAGATGACCACTCTGATATTGTAAAAATTCAAATAGAGAATGATCAATCACAAATTAGATTTATATCAATAACTCTAGAAGAATATTCAGGTTTAATTAGTAAACAGTTTTTATTAAAAAGATATTTTAAAGAATGGAATTTATATTGTAAATATGCTGATGAACTAAAAGCAGAACACTGCTTATTAATGTATTTAGATACTCTTCAATTACCTATAGTTTTTGGAAAAAAATCTCCTTGTAAGTTTTCTGGTATTTATTTTAGACCTACATTTCATTACACAGATTTTGATAAATACGCATTTTCTTGGAAAGATATCTTTCGACGATGGCGGCAAAAATTGCTTTTATCTAGAGTTTTAAATAATCCACAATTTCAATACTTGTTTTCCTTAGACAAATTCGCAGTTAAACATATCGAAAATCTTCATACTCAAGCAAAAGTCTTTCATTTAGCTGACCCAGTGATAAAATATAATTTTGACCAAGCTAAAATAGATAAGCTACGTCAAAAGCTTGGAATCGATAATGACAGAAAAATATTTATTTTGTTTGGTAAATTAACTATTCGCAAGGGAATTTATCAGCTACTAGAGGCTATTAAGCTTATGCCTTCTGGACTTTGTAAAAAGCTATCTTTATTATTAGTAGGTTCCATATCATCAGCAGACGAAATATCAATACAGAGTCAAATAAAAATAGTTTCTCAATCTTTACCTATACAAATAATTACCTGTTATAAATTTATTGCAGAAGAGGAGGTTAACCTCTATTTTCAGCTAGCTGATGTGATACTAGCGCCTTACCAAAAACATGTTGGGATGAGTGGGATATTATTACTTGCTGCTGCGGCTGAAAAGCCTGTTTTGGCTTCTAATTACGGTCTGATGGGTCAGTTGGTAATTCAGAATAGACTTGGGTTAGCTGTTGATTCAACATCACCTCAAGCAATTGCTAATGGGATCATATATTTTATTAATAATGATCAGCATCAAACAGCTTATCTTGATTTAAAAATGATAAATAGTTTTATAGAGGAAAATTCAGTAAAAAACTTTTCTTATACTTTGTTTCAACATATTTATGCACAAATAAATGATTATGTATAA